A single window of Paracoccus albus DNA harbors:
- a CDS encoding glycosyltransferase family 2 protein, which produces MRLRATRQWYLGRAIRRRKQVVPVETRLRKVPSDAILCFVTLRNELVRLPFFLDYYRNMGIGHFLIVDNGSNDGSLEYLKEQQDVSVWSTSGSYKASRFGMDWLNWLLFRYGSGHWCLTVDPDEFLVYPHCDSRPIQALTHWMNASAIKSLPAMLLDVYPKGRIGDEPYRSGTNPLEIACYFDPANYMIHKNGRYGNLWIQGGPRARSFFGRDPKLAPALNKIPLVKWQRNYVYVSSTHMALPRSLNLVYDENGGERIAGALLHAKFLSTFIEKSDEEMLRGQHYANSQEYRAYSAGLQGDMTLWNEESRRYEGWRQLQELGLISQGNWA; this is translated from the coding sequence CTGAGATTACGGGCGACACGGCAATGGTATCTTGGCCGCGCCATCCGACGCCGCAAACAGGTGGTGCCGGTCGAAACACGCCTGCGGAAAGTACCTTCGGACGCAATTTTATGCTTCGTTACGCTTCGCAACGAACTTGTAAGACTCCCCTTCTTTCTGGACTATTATCGAAATATGGGGATAGGGCATTTCCTGATCGTCGATAACGGGTCAAACGATGGAAGCCTTGAATACCTCAAGGAGCAACAAGACGTTTCGGTCTGGAGCACATCGGGAAGCTACAAAGCCTCTCGGTTCGGGATGGACTGGCTGAACTGGCTGCTTTTCCGCTATGGCTCAGGGCACTGGTGCCTGACAGTCGATCCCGATGAATTTCTGGTCTACCCACATTGCGACAGCCGACCCATACAGGCCCTGACGCATTGGATGAATGCCTCGGCCATAAAGTCGCTTCCGGCGATGTTGCTGGACGTCTATCCCAAGGGCCGGATCGGGGATGAGCCTTACCGGTCTGGCACCAACCCGCTGGAAATTGCCTGCTACTTTGATCCCGCCAACTATATGATCCACAAGAACGGGCGCTATGGAAATTTGTGGATACAGGGCGGGCCCCGTGCGCGAAGTTTTTTCGGCCGCGATCCAAAACTCGCCCCGGCGCTGAATAAGATCCCCTTGGTGAAATGGCAGCGCAACTATGTCTACGTCTCCTCGACGCATATGGCGCTGCCAAGATCGTTGAACCTCGTCTATGACGAAAATGGTGGTGAGCGTATCGCCGGGGCCCTTCTGCACGCGAAATTTCTATCCACATTCATCGAAAAATCCGATGAAGAAATGCTGCGCGGCCAACATTACGCCAACAGCCAGGAATACCGTGCCTATTCCGCCGGACTTCAGGGTGACATGACGCTTTGGAACGAGGAATCCCGGCGCTACGAAGGCTGGCGGCAACTGCAAGAACTTGGCCTTATCTCGCAAGGGAACTGGGCATGA
- a CDS encoding glycosyltransferase family 4 protein produces MAAEAPVILDVSRLVSRIGTGPLTGIDRVEAAWLGHVASRKHNLICRVSRGQLLLPPEAGPKILRWISGNRWDLPVQPGWRERLAGQNGGAARAKTALREMALFSAGRSGKGLVRQAMQSLGRDITYLNVGHSNLDRAFLANMSECKRVVMIHDTIPLDHPEYTREGQTKKFRTRFMTALTFADQIIAISQATAERIELWRGRLAITRRAPIAVAHIGTTLSPSRPDEIPGDLDLRRPFFLALGTIEPRKNHALLLDAWDIIRDRMSGEDIPQLFIIGRRGWNNHEVFARLDALPLDGPVKERNHLNDGAVAALVERCHGLLMPSFAEGFGLPLTEAAARGVPLLCTPLPSARELIGDYATYLPASNPDEWAGKIIELANINPIRMKKLEISGWENHFRIVNHALEFAPQGRGA; encoded by the coding sequence ATGGCGGCTGAGGCGCCGGTCATTCTGGACGTCTCTAGGCTGGTGTCTCGCATCGGCACTGGCCCTCTGACAGGGATAGACCGGGTCGAGGCCGCCTGGCTTGGACATGTCGCGAGCCGCAAGCACAACCTGATCTGCCGCGTCAGCCGTGGACAGCTTTTGCTGCCACCAGAAGCGGGGCCGAAGATTCTTCGGTGGATTTCGGGCAACAGGTGGGACCTTCCGGTCCAACCGGGATGGCGGGAACGGCTCGCTGGCCAGAACGGTGGCGCGGCCCGCGCCAAAACAGCACTTCGCGAAATGGCCCTTTTCTCTGCGGGGCGGTCCGGGAAGGGTTTGGTCCGACAAGCGATGCAGTCCCTTGGCCGTGACATCACCTATCTGAATGTCGGCCATTCGAATCTGGATCGCGCTTTTCTGGCCAACATGTCGGAGTGCAAGCGCGTCGTGATGATCCACGACACGATACCGCTGGATCATCCCGAATATACCCGAGAGGGTCAGACAAAAAAATTCCGCACGCGCTTTATGACAGCGCTGACATTCGCCGATCAGATCATCGCAATCTCTCAGGCCACGGCAGAGCGGATCGAATTGTGGCGCGGCAGGCTGGCAATCACACGGCGCGCGCCCATTGCTGTCGCGCATATCGGCACGACTTTGTCGCCCTCGCGCCCGGACGAAATTCCCGGCGATCTCGATCTGAGACGACCGTTTTTCTTGGCACTTGGCACGATAGAGCCGCGCAAGAATCACGCCCTGCTTCTGGATGCGTGGGATATTATCCGCGACCGGATGTCGGGCGAGGATATTCCACAGCTTTTCATCATTGGACGTCGCGGCTGGAATAACCACGAAGTTTTCGCTCGCCTCGACGCTCTCCCCCTCGATGGACCGGTTAAAGAGCGCAATCATCTGAACGATGGGGCGGTCGCTGCACTGGTCGAACGTTGCCACGGTTTGCTTATGCCGTCCTTCGCTGAAGGCTTCGGCCTGCCGCTGACCGAAGCAGCAGCGCGCGGTGTCCCTTTACTGTGCACACCGCTGCCGTCTGCACGAGAACTCATTGGCGACTATGCGACCTATCTGCCCGCATCCAACCCTGACGAATGGGCCGGAAAAATCATTGAGCTTGCGAATATCAACCCTATCCGTATGAAGAAATTAGAAATTTCCGGGTGGGAGAACCATTTCCGTATTGTTAATCACGCGCTAGAATTTGCTCCTCAGGGTAGAGGAGCATAA